The Pagrus major chromosome 5, Pma_NU_1.0 genomic sequence GTTGAACTAGTGATAAGCCCCAATGCCATTTCCTAGCGAGACAAAACAATTAGCCTAGTAAGACTGTCTTATGCAGTCTGAAGCCTCACCGCACATATTATGTCAATTGAACATTGCTGGCCCAACAGACATCGGTTACTTTCAAGTCCTGACTGATcatttaatcaataatcagAGCCATTAATCCAATTTTCTGTTTGGTGATTGACTGTGTATGTTGTCTAAGTGTGTAGGTATGGATGAACAAGCTAGTCGATGACTATCCATACCAAAAGGTACCTAGCAGGTAAAACATTTCTCTGTTCCCTCTCAACTTCTATTTCGTCATTTCTATGAGATCCCTCAAAAGTGGGGTGCAAAATTAAGCTTCTTGTCTACAAACAAGCAAacgtttaaatgtttaaatctaCCAGCCTCTTAAATATTTTACCAGCATTGAGCAGTTGATCTTAACTTAGTGCCCTGCTTGCAATTGATCAAGATGAAACTGTTTGGTCAGAATAAATTCCAATTCCAACAATGTCAACTGCTGCAGCTCAGGGTTGTGATTTAAGatccttttacattttgtgcatCATGATTCAATTCTGTGAATACCTTAGGCTGGCCTCCCACTAGCAATCCTGTTTCCTCTTAGTTTCACTTTTAGCTCACCCCTATCTCTACCTTCATCACCATTTTCTGTTGCTTATTCTCTAAGGATATAATGACACTTTAAaatttttaagacttttaagaCTGCATCTTAAATTGGGAGGCCCTTCTCACTACCATTCAGAGTACGCACTGATGGGGTCTAAAAAACAACTGTTCTGCCCATTAGGTGTGCCTCGATTGCAAGTAGTCGTCCCCCAATGCCATGCTAATAACAACGGTGCCTATTAACTTTGTCTCAATGGACAGGAGGGGAACCACCCCAGACCCATTGTCAAGAGGCTTGGGCTTGGCCTGTATGGGTTAATGTAGTCAGGGAGGCTGTGGCAAACCCACAGACTTTATAAAACATGAGTGTAGTCTCTGTGATGTCACCCATAGGTTTCCCATCATGAAGCTCAGTGTGGTGGTTCCGGCCATCTCCATCTTGACAGTGCTCTCCTcactgatatatattttttaattctagTAATTAGTGgtattttgacataaaaatgtgGCCTCATGCAGTTTGACAAAAATACTGTCTGTATGTCACCATTGcaaaatgagataaaaacaacacaggtgTGTACTGTATTTGCCCCACCTAGTGTCTTTGGCCCCTACAGTACATAAGAAAATAATTTTGAAGATCATGTAGGAGTTCAAAATTAATGCACATGTGTACTCAATGCAAGTCACTTGTGTGAACTTACCTCATTTGTGACCTTTGCACCAAAGAGCCAGCCTGCTCCTCTGGGGCTGATGGCCCAGGTGTCCACGTCTTCAGGATCTGACCACACCAGGTCACAAAATGCTCCCTTGTGGGGGATCTCCTGGTTCCGCTCAATGGTTCGAATTTGATCGAGAGTTTTTATGTCTGGGGAGAGGCCTCCGTGGACACAAAGGATCTGCTCGTCCATCAGctgaaataaagtaaataaatgaaacagaggAGTTAGGACGGCATACATATATCATGATTCTGTTAGTCAGTTTGAAGTGTGTGATCTAATGTCACAGAGCATATAGATGGTATGTTATATAATATTCAGTTGACAGTCAACAGTATGTAGGATTTTCAAGGTTGAAAAGACACACATGGTTTATCATGCAAAAAAATGGCTACTTCTAATCGGTAGTTTATTaaaggagcagaggaggaacagTCCAGTGTCAAAGGCACTCAGCATCGTTTTTAATCACATGACTGTTTTGGCACAAACATGTATCTCTCAGATTTACTTGACAAACGGAAAATCTACCCACATTTGGCACTTGTTCTCTGTTAATTCTAGGCTTTCACAGCATGTAGATCTACAATTCAATACTTACAGCAGCAACTGTTAACATATCAAACACCTTGGTGCAGTAACGCCAGGCATTTGCATTTCCATACTTGGTCTGGCACTCATCTAAAGGACAAAAAAGCACACATTTTTGAGAAGGTTGAAGCCAGATTAGAAACATTGCAGTTTGCAGCTGACCAAAAACTGATCGTCATCTGTCATGAATCAAGTCTCACCATAAAAACCATAAACTTGGGTGATTTGTCTGCTTTCGTGGTTTCCACGCAGAAGCGTGATGCGATCGGGCCATTTGGCTTTTAGCACCAGCAGGTAGGTGAACGTCTCCAAACTGTAATACCCTCGGTCGACAAAATCTCCCTGCAGATGACAGAGGTTTAATACCAACACTGTGCCAAAACACCTGTTAAATAGAATGCATTAAGGTACAGTCGCtgtcaaaagtttacatccatttgtaaagaacatgtatataaTGGCAGTTTttagttccaatgatttctacagctctcatgtttctgtgatgaatgagtggaacaaaaaatattcatgaagtttggttcaaatctgaatttattatgtttcttttgatagccatccacacgcttctggtagtcctctggctgaatttttaaccactcaaCAGAATCCGttaagttcaactaaatttgttggcttcctggcacagacttgtttcgtcagcacagtccacatgttctcgatggggttcaggtcaggaCTTGGGAAGACCATTCCAAATCCTCCATTCTGGCCTGATtcagccattcctttaccacttttgatgtgtgtttgggatcattgtcctgttggaacacccaactgcacccaagagccaatctgatgattttaggttttcctgaagaatttggaaatccactggcagcaaaacagccccacagcataatactaccagcaccatgcttgacagtaggtgtGGTGTTCTCTGGGctaaaggcctcaccttctctcctccacacatattgctgctcattttgaccaaacaactcagtttATGTTTCATATGACCACAGAggtttcctccagaaggttttttctttgtccatgtgatcagcagcaaacttcagtccagCTTTGGATCATGGGCTTCTaacacggcagcctctcagctcatgttgatgtaaaacacacatgactgtggacactgacacctgtcttctaGTTGCTTCTAATTCATCACAGTCTTGCTTTTTTGGTTGCCTCTTGgccatcctgaccagttttctctcagcagcaggtgatagtttgtgttttcttcctgatctaggaagtgacacaactgtgccatgcactttatacttaacagttgtttgtacagttgatcttgggacctgtaactgatttgaaatggctccatgtGACTttctgacttgttcaaatcaataatgtgctttttcagaccaatgctgagctctttagactttccccttgtagtgtttgtggctgagtctagtgggtgtatcaaacaagccctattaaaatgggcccagaaaagtcaccagctgttatcagtcagaatcagtcagaagaagttaagaggccatgctacaaagagCATTtgtttgattcacacaactttctataatcacctaaattgatcattcaagttactgtatgtatatttttgacccagcagatttggtcacattttcagaagaaacataataaattcattttttaaccaaagtagtttgtgttccactcattccatcacagaaacatgagagctgtagaaatcattggaactgaagactgccatgacatacatgttctttacaactGGATTTAAACTTTTGACCGTGATTGTAGATGCCTCTCAAGTTCAAATtgatatatgaaatatataataGATATAagtatatagatatatatgaGATAATATACAAACCATAAATATGTAGTTTGTGTCTGGAACCTGGCCACCAGTTCGGAAGAGTTCACAAAGAtcataaaactaaaacacaaagaGATAAGAATGTAATTTaagcatttcattttatattcatttgGTGCACTTGCTCTTTCTGATATGAATCACTGCTTTTTACCTGTCCATGTATGTCACCACATACAGTTACAGGAGTGGAAACGGGCTGAACGTTGGACTCTTCCAGCAGCAGGTCACACACGTAGTCACATAACCTCTGTatagatgaaaacataacacaGAGACATAAGCTGTATGGGTTCAGCCATCAATTAGCACTTGTATCAATGCTTTTAAACTTTCATGTCAGAATTagatgttttaagtgttttgccCCAAAATCTTCTTGTCTAAACATTTCCAATGACATCTGATCTAATGACACTCTTTTAGGGTCTTTCAGGCTCTCTGTGGTTCTCTATTCACTTACTGCTGTTCAATGACAATGAAACTCTGAGATAATAATGTCTTCATATGAAAACCTaatattacaaaacattttggatCATAATTATTATCCGAGCAAAAAAATAGCGTCACTGCAGGGTGAATGCAGCTGTGGCTTAGGTAAAAAATCTGTGATGTGACTAGCCCTGACTAACATCCCACACACTGAGAGTAAGGAAATGTATAAGACTATGGATGACGGATGACGGCTCATTCAAAAAACTGAAGGTCACTTCATagaattaacaaaaaacaaaaacaaatctagGGGTGTTGTTGTAATCAGTAAATTTGAAGCAGCCTCCTGGACACGCTGCTGATCTACTGCTGGGCTTTCATAGACAGAAACACATATGAACAGTCACAACAACTATAAGATATTTCTAATCTCCAATTCAATAATATTTATTTGCACTGTGGAAAGAAAATTGAGCACCTGGAGTAGTGgaataacatttaatatttctaaGACAAGCACACTTAAAACTGATGGGCACAGGGTTAAAATATGAAGCCAGGACCTTCTTGTCTGTCTATAATCAACATCAAATTGTATCTATAAAAAGAAGTATTGAAAAGTATTGTTGGCATCAACTGCTTGATCTGATTATGTGGTCATATGGGCACCAGGGCGGACGCCTGTCGATAAGTAACTAATTTAGCAGTGCTGCCCTTAGTATGCATTAATATTTTGAGTGTAATACTGCAAAAACAATGAGTCACACATGTTCACAATCACAATGGGTGTACATTTCAGCAATCACTGAACCAAAAGCAGTTGGACAGATTAATACCAACTTTGTTAAGTCATCATAACTCTGACTGGCTGGTGGTTGACACTGAGTCTCACCGACTGCCTGAAAAGTACAAATTGACTGTATCTGTGAATACCTGACCCTACATGTGTAACTAATTCAATAGAATCAAGCAAATGACAATGAATATGGCGCCGTGCTGACGCCGATATTTGTACATAGAATATTATGGGCCGCataatatggtaaaaaaaataataataatcacactGCATGTATTTTGGCAGATATTGGGATTAtgatatgattcacaattagcgagaatatttttttttggcatCACAATTAAAATGTTCTCTTTCAGTTAATATAATATTGAAATCATGATGACGTGACAACACGTTTTCTTACATCTAAAGAACAAGACTTGAGGCCAgcacatctctgcagcactacagtacttcattataatgtcTGTCACACAGTTTACCTTTATCAAACAAACTGCAGGTTCTGCGaattggatattgcacttggccagAGTATTATTTTGGTATTGCTTCAattaactgtgcagccctaCTAATATTTCATATTGTTATCATACTGTCTAAAACCAAATGCTGAGGATAAAATGCTGCGCACAACTATTCAAGACATTATTGCCACGGCCTTCTGAGCTACTTCTTTTAAGGTGACATGTGTGATAAGGAATAAATAAGACTTTATTAGTTAATAACACTTGAGATACTCAATGAGTCATTCAATTTTGTCCATGATGCTGCGGTCAATCAGGCAACTAGCCTAATATCTGAGTCTGGgcatgaaaaagaaaacgtCTTCTAGGCTGTCTGGGACAGAAACATCTCCAGTCCAGACTGGTAATAAACAATCAGCTGTCATTCCACCATCATGACAGTCAGCATCATCAGGTCACTGTGAGTATCTGCTCGTGTTAACAGATACCGGCGTGCCAAAGCCGTTCACTCTCATTCCCACGTCGATAACATTTTATATGATAGTTGGACTTGTATCTATCTATTGTAGCTACGCTGAACAATTCCTTATAACGGAATTGACTTCCTGGTCAAGAGATGAAGTCAGCAGGTTAAACGTTACTAGCTAGctgaagctaacgttagctattTACGTTGTTACAACATCAAACAGCAGCGAGCTAACGTTACCATTATCAGTTCATCACATATCCTGATCAAAAACGTTTCTATGAAGTCGCATTTACCTTGAGGTCATTTTCTGGGAGGTATTTACACTGCTTTGCAATCTCTGCATATTTATCCAAATCTAGAGGCGCCATTATACCTACTGGCTAGTCGTCGTGCGCAACTTCCTGCAACACTTGAGCGGAGCTCCATAGCGGCCGTGTAGCAGCCGTGTAGCAGCCTCTACAGCCATCTATGGTCTGTTCTCACGAACAGCACTCAGGGACATTTTATCATTTGAACTTATGACTTACTGAAAACCAAGCTGCaacatcaaaatcaaatataCAGTGAAGATACAAAGCATGTGCCTGTCAATCTTCCGCAATGATaactattattgttattgttttcacCGGAAGTACTAACTGTGACGCAGTGGCTGACCTGATGCTTGTAAGAAATGTATTACAGCTAACATTCATAATACaactattacatttaaaaaaagatgcagtTGGAAATTGCAACACCGATGTACACTGATTATAAACCACATCcatgtaaaaaaataaagaaagaaaaaacgtATGGAAAGCTATTGAGGTCATTATCCATCTCCCTTTTCCCgtcaatcagtgtttttatttgtttgttaataTAGATTTACATCGCCAGCTGGAGTTAATAAACATCGCAGACTGGCTTGGATCTACCAAATGGACGATCTGGGCATGGAGAAAAGGATTCCTTCCTTTAAAAATGCCAGGCTCCACAGAAATGACACCTAGAAGACAtaagaacagaaaatatgaagTGAAATGTAACTGATTGTCTTTCATCAGCTCATCAGGTActcagacagcagagcagctgtcagGCACAACTGTGGCCATTTATAGCGCTGTAACCGCATGTGAACCTGTAAACCACCATCACAGTAATATATCAAATTAATGCCAGAGGGATGATCAATGAATAGATCATCGGTATAGCTCAAACTGAAACAGATTTTGCAAAGTGCTTCACAGT encodes the following:
- the LOC140996141 gene encoding serine/threonine-protein phosphatase 6 catalytic subunit isoform X1, encoding MAPLDLDKYAEIAKQCKYLPENDLKRLCDYVCDLLLEESNVQPVSTPVTVCGDIHGQFYDLCELFRTGGQVPDTNYIFMGDFVDRGYYSLETFTYLLVLKAKWPDRITLLRGNHESRQITQVYGFYDECQTKYGNANAWRYCTKVFDMLTVAALMDEQILCVHGGLSPDIKTLDQIRTIERNQEIPHKGAFCDLVWSDPEDVDTWAISPRGAGWLFGAKVTNEFVHINNLKLICRAHQLVHEGYKFMFDEKLVTVWSAPNYCYRCGNIASIMVFKDANTREPKLFRAVPDSERVIPPRTTTPYFL
- the LOC140996141 gene encoding serine/threonine-protein phosphatase 6 catalytic subunit isoform X2 yields the protein MKHKLSCLVKMSSNMCGGEKGDFVDRGYYSLETFTYLLVLKAKWPDRITLLRGNHESRQITQVYGFYDECQTKYGNANAWRYCTKVFDMLTVAALMDEQILCVHGGLSPDIKTLDQIRTIERNQEIPHKGAFCDLVWSDPEDVDTWAISPRGAGWLFGAKVTNEFVHINNLKLICRAHQLVHEGYKFMFDEKLVTVWSAPNYCYRCGNIASIMVFKDANTREPKLFRAVPDSERVIPPRTTTPYFL